From Cannabis sativa cultivar Pink pepper isolate KNU-18-1 chromosome 8, ASM2916894v1, whole genome shotgun sequence, a single genomic window includes:
- the LOC115700399 gene encoding GDSL esterase/lipase At5g03810-like yields the protein MMIIFIMLQKNCVKTQLVPAVFIFGDSIVDVGNNNNLPTLVKANFPPYGRDFANHRSTGRFSNGKLAIDYLVDTLQLGSYPQAYLSTHGVSNELLIGANFASAASGYDDSTANLYLAISLSKQLEYYGEYQSRVVGMIGQANASSIFSNALYIISAGTSDLIQNYYISPILQATYPNIHQYFNTLLRNYEQFIENLHSMGARRIGVASLAPLGCLPGAITIFGFGNNNQCVDRLNYDAMYFNTRLNSTSQILRNRLSNLNLLVLDIYQPLYNLIVNNPIQNGFYETRKGCCGLGTIETALLCNSLAIGTCSNASHHIFWDAFHPSDAANNLLSSYMTIAGASLLN from the exons ATGATGATCATTTTCATTATGCTACAAAAAAATTGTGTTAAAACACAGTTAGTGcctgcagtttttatatttggaGATTCGATTGTAGATGTTGGTAACAACAATAATTTACCAACTCTCGTCAAAGCAAATTTCCCTCCTTACGGTAGGGATTTTGCAAACCATAGATCAACGGGTCGATTTTCCAATGGAAAATTAGCCATTGATTACTTAG TTGACACTCTCCAATTAGGCTCCTATCCACAAGCTTATCTAAGCACACATGGAGTCAGCAATGAACTTTTGATTGGAGCAAATTTTGCTTCAGCTGCTTCTGGATATGATGATTCCACAGCTAACTTATAT CTTGCTATATCATTATCGAAGCAGCTGGAATATTATGGCGAATATCAATCGAGAGTTGTCGGAATGATAGGGCAAGCAAATGCTTCGTCCATATTTTCCAATGCACTTTACATAATCAGCGCAGGGACCAGTGACTTGatacaaaattattatattagtcCCATTCTACAAGCTACCTATCCAAATATTCACCAATATTTTAACACTCTTCTAAGAAATTATGAGCAATTTATTGAG AATTTGCATTCGATGGGAGCCAGAAGAATTGGAGTGGCTTCACTAGCACCGCTAGGGTGTTTGCCCGGAGCCATAACAATATTTGGATTTGGAAACAATAATCAATGTGTGGATAGGCTCAATTATGATGCCATGTATTTCAACACAAGATTAAATTCCACTTCCCAAATACTAAGGAACAGATTGTCTAACCTGAATTTGCTTGTGTTAGACATATACCAACCTCTCTACAACTTAATTGTCAATAATCCTATACAAAATG ggttttatgaGACGAGAAAGGGTTGTTGCGGATTAGGGACGATAGAAACGGCATTACTTTGTAATTCATTAGCTATTGGAACATGTTCAAATGCATCCCATCATATTTTTTGGGATGCTTTTCATCCATCAGATGCAGCTAACAATTTACTTTCTAGTTATATGACTATTGCTGGTGCTTCCCTCctcaactaa
- the LOC115700408 gene encoding GDSL esterase/lipase At5g03810-like: MVIMLIHDHGFNNLGFNSSPVAYLSKAATGTNLLIGANFASAASGYDDSTANLYLAISLSKQYYGEYQSRVVGMIGQAKASSIFSNALYIISVGTSDLIQNYYISPILQATYPNIHQYFNTLLRNYEQFIENLHSMGARRIGVASLAPLGCLPGAITIFGFGNNNYCVDRLNYDAMYFNTRLNSTSQILRNRLSNLNLLVLDIYQPLYNLIVNNPIQNGFYETRKGCCGLGTVETALLCNSLAIGTCSNASDHIFWDAFHPSDAANNLLSSYMTTAGASLLN, from the exons ATGGTGATCATGCTAATTCATGACCATGGAT TTAATAATCTAGGGTTCAATTCTTCTCCGGTTGCCTATCTAAGTAAAGCGGCCACAGGCACAAAT CTTTTAATTGGAGCAAATTTTGCTTCAGCTGCTTCTGGATATGATGATTCCACAGCTAACTTATAT CTTGCTATATCATTATCGAAGCAATATTATGGCGAATATCAATCGAGAGTTGTCGGAATGATAGGGCAAGCAAAAGCTTCGTCAATATTTTCCAATGCACTTTACATAATCAGCGTAGGGACTAGTGACTTGatacaaaattattatattagtcCCATTCTACAAGCTACCTATCCAAATATTCACCAATATTTTAACACTCTTCTCAGAAATTATGAACAATTTATTGAG AATTTGCATTCGATGGGAGCCAGAAGAATTGGAGTGGCTTCACTAGCACCGCTAGGGTGTTTGCCCGGAGCCATAACAATATTTGGATTTGGAAACAATAATTATTGTGTGGATAGGCTCAATTATGATGCCATGTATTTCAACACAAGATTAAATTCCACTTCCCAAATCCTAAGGAACAGATTGTCTAACCTGAATTTGCTTGTGTTAGACATATACCAACCTCTCTACAACTTAATTGTCAATAATCCTATACAAAATG ggttttatgaGACGAGAAAGGGTTGTTGCGGATTAGGGACGGTAGAAACGGCATTACTTTGTAATTCATTAGCTATTGGAACATGTTCAAATGCATCCGATCATATTTTTTGGGATGCTTTTCATCCATCAGATGCAGCTAACAATTTACTTTCTAGTTATATGACTACTGCTGGTGCTTCCCTCctcaactaa